TGCTGCTTTTCTTACCCCTTGCATGACTTCCTCTAGTTCATTTTTAGGGAAGGATTGAAGTACGTAATCAACGATAGTAAGTGATGTTGTTTGTGGTCTTCCAATACCAATGCGAATTCGTTTAAAATCTTTTGATCCTACATGATTAATAATAGATCTAATGCCATTATGTCCACCATGCCCACCTTTTTGACGCAGGCGAATTTTACCTACAGGTAAGTCTAAATCATCAAAAATAATCAAAATATTTTCTAAATCAATATTATAATAATCCATCAGCGGTCTTACAGCTTCGCCAGAAAGGTTCATAAACGTTTGCGGCTTTATCAGCATAACTTTTTCTGTTTCTAATTGAGCGATGGTATAGTCCCCTTTAAATTTCGTTTTGTCGAGCTTCCACTGATAGCGCTTTAGTAACTCATCAATAACCATGAAACCTACATTATGTCTTGTGTTCTCATATTTCTTTCCTGGATTTCCCAATCCAATAATACATTTCATCATAACTTCTTCCTTTTTTTAATATCTTTCTAAAATAAAAACACTGCGTATTGAATATAAGCTAAGCAATAATAAAGTGAAACTTCATTCAGTAGGAGTTTTCTTCCATCTCCTGCTGAATGTTAGCTTGAACGAATCGGGCATTTAGGTGCCGTTTTCTCCCACTTAGACCCTTTTGTATCAACTCAAGACTCTTGAAGCGGGAGTCTTACGGCACCTTAGATGCGGGATAAGTTTTTAACCTTTAAAAACCAAACTTCTGCAGGACTTAAATGCAGATGTTTTGTTGTCTAGCTTCTACACTATCTATACTTACATCTGTCACGCATTTCTAAAAATTTTATACTGCTTAAATAATACAACACAACTCTCCCCCCTAAACAGGAGGGAGAGTGCTTCCTCATCTATAAGCTAATACACGAACTCTCTTTCACATTGATAAAGGGTAGATACTGAGAGCTCTTACTTGAGACATGCTCCAAATAGTTTGAGGGTGTGATTACTTATTTTGCAAATTAAGCTTCTTCTTCTTTGTCCTTTTCGGCACCGACTAATTCCGGCTCAGCATTTTCAACTGGCGTTTCTCCCTCTAAATCTTTAGCTGTGTCTGGAGCTAATACTGTTACAACTGTAGTAACTTCATCATCTAAAATAGTGTAATTACCATTCGTTTTAATATCACCAACAGCGATACTGTCACCTATTCCAAGATCAGAAATGTCCACAACAATTTCTTCCGGAATGTCAGCTGGCTTTGCACGAACTTGCAATTCATGTAATGGCTGTTGAAGCACGCCTCCATCCTTCGTTCCTATTGCTTCGCCTTCCAGACGCAAGTTTACTTCTACATCCATCTCTTCAGCCATATCAACGATATAAAAGTCCGCATGAATAAGTTCATCTCTTAAGGGATCAATTTGGTACTCATGCAACATTACATCAACAGGTGCTTCATTTTCGACTTGTAATGAAATGATCGCATTTCTTCCTTCATCACGTACCGTTTTTACCAGTTCGATACTATTGACGGAAATAGATTTCGTTTCTTTTCCTTTTCCGTATAAAACAGCTGGCACATGACCGCTATTTCTAATCTCCTTTGTTGCTGATTTAGTATGATCTTCTCTTAATTGCGCTGCTAATTTGACTGCCATATTTATCATCCTCCAAAATTTAACAAAAAACCTTGACTTGTTGCAGTACTTCTATCTTGAAATTTTACGCTTTTAATTTCATTCATGCAATTAATTCATTAGGATCGAGCATTTGTCTTACAGTTTGATCCTTCACTTAACCTCCTAGGTTTCACCTCGGTATTGAAATGGAGGTCTTACTGTCATTATATGCGGGATACAATACACATCTTAGATAATACCCGTTTTACTTATGGCTTAAACATCAATCAAATAAAATGCTTACAGATTGTAACTCATGCACACGAATAATCGCTTCCCCAATTAAAGGCGCGACAGACAACTGTGTGATTTTATTAATTTGCTTGTCCTCTGGTAATGGAATCGAATTCGTAATGACTAGCTCTTTTATTTTTGAACTGTTAATACGTTCAATAGCCGGACCTGATAAGACTGGATGCGTACAGCAAGCATACACTTCTTTTGCTCCGTTTTCAACTAGCGCATTGGCTGCAAGAGTAATGGTACCTGCTGTATCAATAATGTCATCGATAAGAATCGCTGTCTTTCCTTCAATATTTCCCACAATATTCATTACTTCGGCAACATTTGGACGAGGTCTACGCTTATCAATTATTCCAATAGGCGCCTTTAGGCGATCTGCCATTTTACGTGCCCGTGTCACCCCGCCATGATCAGGAGAGACAATAATAGTATCCTCTAAATTCATTGCTTCAAAGTAATCTGAAAGAATTGGAACACCTTGCAAATGATCGATCGGTATATCAAAAAATCCTTGAATTTGCGGTGCATGCAAATCTAGTGTTATAACCCGATTAGCACCGGATGTTTCTAGTAGATTAGCTACTAGTTTTGCCGCTATAGGCTCACGGGATCTAGCTTTACGATCTTGTCTAGCATATCCATAATACGGCATAACAATATTAATAGATTTGGCTGATGCTCGTTTTAAAGCATCGATCATAATTAATAATTCCATCAAATGATCATTAACTGGAGAACAAGTTGATTGAACGACATAAACATCACATCCGCGAATGCTTTCTTCAATATTAATTTGAATCTCACCATCACTAAACCGGGATACGGTACACTTCCCCAGCTTAGTACCGATGTGGTCTGCGATGTCTTGCGCCAATTTGCGATTAGAATTTAATGTAAAAACCTTCAAGGATGAATCCTTGTAAGTAGATGCCATGAGTTAATACCCTCCGTTAATCTTTTTTCTGTTTTTTTATTTTTGATGCATATCCTTCTTTATTCGTTTGCCGCGCTCTAGCTACTGATAAAGAATCCTCTGGCACGTCCTTTGTAATGGTTGATCCAGCTGCAACATAGGAACCCCTTCCAATGGTTACAGGAGCAATGAGATTTGAATTGCATCCAATAAATGAATCATCTTCAATTGTCGTTACATATTTATGTTTGCCGTCATAGTTCACTGTTATTGTACCACAACCAATATTCACATTGCTTCCTACGTGCGCATCACCTATATAACTCAAGTGGGAGACTTTGCTATTTTCCTTGAGGTCTGTCTTTTTAATCTCTACAAAATTACCTATTTTACCGTTATTGCCAATGGAGCTTTCAGGACGAAGATGAGCATATGGTCCAACTTTTACATGATTGCCAATTTTACTATCACTAGCAACACTTTGTTTAACAATCGTTCCTTTTCCTACATAACAATTAATTAGCTCTGAATAAGGGCCGATCTCTGCCTCCTCTTCAATCACCGTTTCGCCTTTAAGGATTGTCCCAGGATGGATAATTGTATCAGCACCAATTTTAACATCTGGTCCAATATATGTGTGCTCTGGATCAACTATCGTTACACCATTTTTCATATGCCGTTCATTGATGCGCAGCTTCATAATCTTTTCTGCCTCTGCCAAAGCAACTCGATCATTAATACCTAAAGTTTCATCAAAGTTGTGCGTTATATACGCACTTACAATTTCCCCTTGCTGTTGGAGGATTTCTATGACATCTGGCAAATAATACTCACCCTGTGCGTTATTATTAGAAACTTGCTTCAACGCTTGAAATAATGCTTGATTATCAAAACAATATGTACCTGTATTAATTTCATCTACAAGTAATTCCTTGTCATTTGCATCTTTATGCTCTACAATTCGTTCTACACCATTTGCTTCATTGCGAATAATCCTGCCATAACCAAATGGATTAGGGGCCTTTGCAGTAAGAATTGTCGCTTTTGCACCTGATTTTTCATGATGATCAATAAGAGATTGATATGTTTCTTTTGTAATTAACGGTGTATCGCCACAAACCACAATGGTTGTACCTTCTTTGTCTTTTAAAAGCGCTTCTGCCTGTAGCACCGCATGCCCAGTTCCCAGTTGTTCCTCTTGAAGAACAAACTCACTTTTAGCACCAATATGCTTCTTCACATCTTCAGCACCAAACCCGACAATGGTAATTACTTTATCTACATTCACGCTGCTTATTTGATCAATGACATGTTGCACCATTGGTCGACCTGCTATTGGATGGAGTACTTTGTAAAGCTTTGATTTCATTCTTGTACCCTGTCCAGCTGCTAAAACAACAGCATATCGATTCGTCATATAAAGAAACCTCCATCATTTCGATTTACCCATTATGAATATATCTTAAATGACAGTTCATTTCAATAGATAAACCATGTAAATCAAGGCCTATAACAGTACAAAACTATCCATTTTCAGCAGAATATTCATATTTAAAGAAGTTCGTCTGGATGCATTATCCAGTTGTCTGTATAGAGATTGTTCAAATACATTTAGAAAAACTTGCTTGTCGCCAAGTCTTTATGGCAAAAGCTATCGTTTTTTATACGATAAAGTGAAACTTCATTGTGTAGGAGTTTTCTTCCCTCTCCTACTGAATGTTAGTATCACAAGAGTATGACCTAAAGGCCTCTGAACCAATCGGGGATTTAGGAACCGTTTTTCTCAGCTTGTTCGCAACATCATTAGCTCATTTTTGAATTGAGAAAAATACGGAGCCTTACATCCGGGATAAACCCTAAATTTTATACTTTCATATAGTATTAAAAAAACGCAACAAATTTCTTTGTACGTAACAAGGAATCAAGCCAACCGCAAGCGAAAATTCTATTGTTTAAATATGTGCATTAAGGCATTCTCCAGTACTATCAGTACTATCTATTTTCTTTACGAAAAATGCATAAAATTTTTCCTTGTATCAAAAGGTAGTAACCGTTTTCAACAAAAAAAGAAGGCTAACCTGATGTAGATTAGACCTCTAGTTGCTATAAAATATTATTATTAGAAAAGATTGCTTAGGAGGCTCCCGCTTCTTCATATTTTACTTCTGCCTCGCCTGCTCGATGATACTCTTCTAACACAGCATCCTGAATTTTTGCCCGTGTCCCTGAATTGATCGGGTGAGCAATATCTCTAAATTCACCATCCGGGGTTCGCTTAGATGGCATCGCTACAAATAGTCCATTATTTCCATCAATCACTCGGATGTCATGGACAACAAACTCCTGATCCAAAGTAATTGATGCAATCGCCCGCATTCTACCTTCCGTATTAACGCGGCGCAACCGAACGTCGGTTACTTCCATGATGTGTCACCACCTTTTCGCATTTGAATCTATATTAACTACTTCAACAAAACTATTAAAATTCCTGCTAAATTATTAAAAAAAATAAAATATTTTCAATGCTAGATTTTTTTCTTATGTAAAACTAAAACTAGCAGCGCTCATTTTGTGGCATACAAACAGCAGATCTTCTAATGAAATAAAAGGAAACTTCATTCAAAGAGTACTTTTTTCCTTAAAAAAAGAAAAACACTTTTTCTGCGTGTGATGCGTCGCTGTCGTAGCCTTCCATGTCCTGTCGCCCAATCGAAGGGGAAATTTAGGAGTCGTTTCTCTCATAGAGATCGCAAAATAATACGTAGATTTTTGAAATGAGAAAAATACAGCACCTTATATTGGATAAAGAAAACATGTATCTGCAACAAAACCACGCCGACGCCTGAGCGAAAACTCGATGTAAGTCGGACTTCCTTTAGATTCGAGCTGATGTTGACTATCGTAGGAAGAAGACCACAATTTGCTACATTATGAGCGCACAGTTAGACAAAACTATTTTAAACAAGCGTGCCGCTATATAGGAGCAGATATAATTACCCAAACCATTGCAGGAATCTTCCATCAACCAATTCGACTTCTCCGTTACACAATAGTGCTATTGAAATATCAAGTTTGATACGAACTTAGTATTTAATCTTGCTACGAAAAAAAGATCTACACAAGCTTGTTATCCTCATCTATATTTTAAGCTTACTGCCAATACCCTCATTCTTGTTCATTAAAATAGGAAAACAGCAATGTCACCCTG
The window above is part of the Virgibacillus proomii genome. Proteins encoded here:
- a CDS encoding 50S ribosomal protein L25/general stress protein Ctc produces the protein MAVKLAAQLREDHTKSATKEIRNSGHVPAVLYGKGKETKSISVNSIELVKTVRDEGRNAIISLQVENEAPVDVMLHEYQIDPLRDELIHADFYIVDMAEEMDVEVNLRLEGEAIGTKDGGVLQQPLHELQVRAKPADIPEEIVVDISDLGIGDSIAVGDIKTNGNYTILDDEVTTVVTVLAPDTAKDLEGETPVENAEPELVGAEKDKEEEA
- the spoVG gene encoding septation regulator SpoVG — encoded protein: MEVTDVRLRRVNTEGRMRAIASITLDQEFVVHDIRVIDGNNGLFVAMPSKRTPDGEFRDIAHPINSGTRAKIQDAVLEEYHRAGEAEVKYEEAGAS
- the glmU gene encoding bifunctional UDP-N-acetylglucosamine diphosphorylase/glucosamine-1-phosphate N-acetyltransferase GlmU; protein product: MTNRYAVVLAAGQGTRMKSKLYKVLHPIAGRPMVQHVIDQISSVNVDKVITIVGFGAEDVKKHIGAKSEFVLQEEQLGTGHAVLQAEALLKDKEGTTIVVCGDTPLITKETYQSLIDHHEKSGAKATILTAKAPNPFGYGRIIRNEANGVERIVEHKDANDKELLVDEINTGTYCFDNQALFQALKQVSNNNAQGEYYLPDVIEILQQQGEIVSAYITHNFDETLGINDRVALAEAEKIMKLRINERHMKNGVTIVDPEHTYIGPDVKIGADTIIHPGTILKGETVIEEEAEIGPYSELINCYVGKGTIVKQSVASDSKIGNHVKVGPYAHLRPESSIGNNGKIGNFVEIKKTDLKENSKVSHLSYIGDAHVGSNVNIGCGTITVNYDGKHKYVTTIEDDSFIGCNSNLIAPVTIGRGSYVAAGSTITKDVPEDSLSVARARQTNKEGYASKIKKQKKD
- a CDS encoding ribose-phosphate diphosphokinase, whose product is MASTYKDSSLKVFTLNSNRKLAQDIADHIGTKLGKCTVSRFSDGEIQINIEESIRGCDVYVVQSTCSPVNDHLMELLIMIDALKRASAKSINIVMPYYGYARQDRKARSREPIAAKLVANLLETSGANRVITLDLHAPQIQGFFDIPIDHLQGVPILSDYFEAMNLEDTIIVSPDHGGVTRARKMADRLKAPIGIIDKRRPRPNVAEVMNIVGNIEGKTAILIDDIIDTAGTITLAANALVENGAKEVYACCTHPVLSGPAIERINSSKIKELVITNSIPLPEDKQINKITQLSVAPLIGEAIIRVHELQSVSILFD
- the pth gene encoding aminoacyl-tRNA hydrolase, whose protein sequence is MKCIIGLGNPGKKYENTRHNVGFMVIDELLKRYQWKLDKTKFKGDYTIAQLETEKVMLIKPQTFMNLSGEAVRPLMDYYNIDLENILIIFDDLDLPVGKIRLRQKGGHGGHNGIRSIINHVGSKDFKRIRIGIGRPQTTSLTIVDYVLQSFPKNELEEVMQGVRKAADACEAWLNKPFDEVMNEYNK